Below is a window of Coregonus clupeaformis isolate EN_2021a chromosome 15, ASM2061545v1, whole genome shotgun sequence DNA.
atggcaGTGTTTAAGTTGTACATTTCAAAATTGCAGTCACCCTGAGGGTGGATTGTTGTGGATATCAATTACGATACCATGGGACCTTGGGACCAGGTTAACTTGGCACTGTTGTGAGCCAAACCGGTGGAGCATTCAAATATTATGGATGGTACTTTCATAGCACTGTAATTAAGGAGCACAGATCTGACTGATAATGTTACTTGATGCATATTGTTGTCCAAGAGCTCATTTGTTTGGGATACAAAACTTCAGCAACAATTTCATTCCATGTCGGTACACTGTGCCTTCTGTTCAGTATATACATTATGGAAGCACAATAGCATTGTACACTATCATTGGGATAGCATTATTTGCATTTTCTAGGAGTTGATTTCAGTGCAACATCTTTAGAGTTGGTCTTTTGACCCTGCTGTTGGGGTAAATGACAGGGTGGAGTCTGCCCTATAGTTGTGTGGGGAGGGGGACGTGTGTATCAGTGACAAGAGACTGATTGCTCCTTGAGGAACATGGAAGTATATTAGATAGGGATCCCTAAACTGACCTCCTATCTGTGCTGAGAGGATGTGGTCAAGGCCACCACACACTCTGAGTGGAAGTGAATGGAGGGCCAGAGATGAGGGCAGATTGAGAGTAAATTAACTGGTTTAGGGCTagattgtctgtgtgtgtgtgagagtgtgtgtgtcagtgagcaCTGCATGGCACGGCATCAGACCTGACAGATGCAGATAACTACAAGGAAACAGGACACAGAGGAACAGGACATTAGGCAGTGAAAGGTTCCTTGAGTTATTGCTGTTAAAACACCACTAATATGAAAAACACGCGATTGTAAACATGTTGTGTATATCTGAAAATAATACAGCAGATAAGTTATGCTGGAAGATGTGGAACATCTAATCTGGTTTGTCGTAAATAAACGTTTACAGCTGTCATGTCTTGATGAGATTTGTGacagtgttgttgtgttgtgcttCTGGGGCATTTGCACAGCTATAAGATATCAATGTAACCATCCTGGACCCTGTCTCTGATTGGTCAGAGCCTGGAGGAGCGCTGTAACCGGATCCTCCGGGACATGGAGGGTACCCTTACAGCCCGGGATCGCGTGGGCATCCAGGATTTTGTTTTGCTGGACGCCTACACCAGTGAGAGTGCCGTCCTGGACAACTTGAGGAAACGCTTCAACGAGAACCTCATTTACGTGAGTCTATCCCCTACACAGTCCGGAGCTATCACATAGCCTTCCTTTCAGCCAAAAAGCCACCCTACCTCAAgacgccagggagaacacagTGTTTCTCCCCTAATTGAACTGGCACTTTGTTCTGCTGAAACAGCAGCTACTGTGCTGTAAGTACAGCCACAGGGTGAGCTACCTTACTTTCTGTAAGGCCATGTCTGATAATTACTCACACTGTAGATAACAAGCACAGCACATTCTCGTTGCACCCATGCAGTGAGGCATCCATCTCTCATCCAATTCTAATACATTTCCCACAGACCTACATTGGTACGCTCTTAGTGTCAGTCAACCCCTACAAAGAGCTGGGAATCTACACCAAGAAGCAGATGGATATTTACATGGGCGTCAACTTCTTTGAGCTTCCACCCCACGTGTAAGTTGCATTTGTGTACGTGTATaacgtgtgtgtgcttgtatgtgtGCGCCACAAGATATGAAATAGAGTGCTGCCAATCTATCTATATCCATCAGCAGTGTTATTGAACCTGTTCAATTGCCCTCCCTTTCAGCTACGCCCTGGCAGACAATGTCTACCGCACCATGTTAACAGAGACCAACAACCACTTCATCTTGATCTCAGGGGAGAGTGGAGCAGGGAAGACGGAGGCCTCCAAGAAGATCCTGCAGTTCTACGCTGTCAGCTGCCCCAGTACCAAACTGCTGGACAACGTCCGAGACCGACTGCTGCTCTCCAACCCTGTGCTCGAGGTGAATAGCATAGTAGAGCAAACACGACATGAGAAATGAACATTGTTTGCACACTGCCATTTACAAATACAATGACTGATAATACAGTCTGTACCTCTCTAAGGCTTTCGGAAATGCCAAAACCCTGAAGAATGACAACTCAAGCCGCTTTGGGAAGTACATGGATATTCAGTTTGATCACATGGTAAGTGTCAAGACGTTGAGCACAGCATTCCCATAGTAAAACATCAGAGGAATATCAAACATCAGTACGTCAATCACTGTTAGATATTTAATGATCTAGGGGGGAGCTGTTGGTGGCCACATCCTCAGTTATCTACTGGAGAAGTCCCGGGTGGTACATCAGAACCATGGAGAGAGAAACTTCCACATTTTCTACCAGctagtggagggaggagaggaggacatgctACGCTGGCTGGGTCTGGAGAGGAACTGTCAACACTATAGCTACCTGGTACAGGTGGGAGAGGTAACCTATCAGCACTACAGTTACCTGGTACAGGTGGGAGAGGTAACCTATCAACACTATAGCTACCTGGTACAGGTGGGAGAGGTAACCTATCAATGCTGTAGTTACCTGGTACAGTTGGGAGAGGTAACCTATCAACACTACAGTTACCTGGTACAGGTGGGAGAGGTAACCTATCAATGCTGTAGTTACCTGGTACAGTTGGGAGAGGTAACCTATCAACGCTGTAGTTACCTGGTACAGTTGGGAGAGGTAACCTATCAACGCTACAGTTACCTGGTACAGTTGGGAGAGGTAACCTATCAATGCTGTAGTTACCTGGTACAGTTGGGAGAGGTAACCTATCAACGCTGTAGTTACCTGGTACAGTTGGGAGAGGTAACCTATCAACGCTACAGTTACCTGGTACAGTTGGGAGAGGTAACCTATCAACGCTACAGTTACCTGGTACAGTTGGGAGAGGTAACCTATCAACGCTACAGTTACCTGGTACAGGACCTTTACAATTGAACAGTATGAGTATGTATTAAAGAGGCAAAGAATCAGTGATTCCATGGAGTGGGCCATTATCATCTGGATATTATCTCCTGTCTCACCCAGGGGGAATGTGCCAAAGTCAGCTCAATCAACGACAAGAGTGACTGGAAGATGGTACGGAAAGCCCTCAGTGTCATAGAGTTCAGTGAGAGCAATATAGAGGTGAGTCCTAATCTCTCTACACTACCATCAGAGACTGAAAAGTGAACAGATCATATCACTTATCATAAGAAAAATGTATCACTTATGACCGGTGTCTTCTCTTGCCCATAATGTAGAGCCTGTTTGCAATCATTGCTAGCGTACTTCACCTGGGAAATGTTAAGTTTGTGGCTGACTCACAGGGATACGCCACTCTCAACAACAGTCCAGAGATACATTGGCTGTCCAAGGTGAGACACTTCTGACAGCAAACTACAAACTAATGGACAGTCACTCTATTTAGCAGTATACAAATCACAGAAAACGACCTAAGTACTCTCCCTTTTCAGACATTATGGCAACTTTTCAGATTAAGTTAAATCCCTTTTCAATTAGAGTATTTGGTGATGTGTGATTGGTTGTTTCTCTGCTGTGTAGTTGCTGGGCATTCCTGCACAGGTGATACAGGTGGGTTTGacccacaggaagattgaggccAGGTCAGAAGAGGTGAGGAAGATTTTTGGGCTCATTCATAGAACTTCATACCATCACAGTAAATGTGCAACCTGTCTCTTGAAAGCCAATCTCTGTGGTTTGTCTGTTGTGCTGGTCAGTTGCTCAGTCCCTTCACCGTTGACCATGCAGTATACGCCAGGGACGCTCTAGCCAAAGCCATCTATGGCCGCACCTTCACCTGGCTGGTTAACAAGCTCAATGAGTCTTTAGCAAACAAGGTGAGTGACCTTTTTCAGTGTTCCACCAATAAGAGTGATGATGTCCTGGTCCAAAACGACATCTAACCAATCATGACACTGCTAACAAGTATAGGATATACAGTAAGTAGGAAGACAGTAATATAGGAGGCTGACTGATATTGTGCGTCCATGTAGGATTCCTCCAGGAAGACAGTGATTGGTCTGCTTGACATCTATGGGTTTGAGGTGTTCAAAATGAACAGGTGAGGGGAGACGCAGTTggtcaacacctgttgtattcggcgcatgtgatataatttgatttgacagTGACATTTTTGAGTGTCTGAAATGATGAGCCTAATGACTTGTCTCTATATATTTCAGCTTTGAGCAGTTCTGCATCAACTACTGTAACGAGAAACTGCAGCAGCTCTTCATCCAGCTCACCCTGAAGTCAGAGCAGGAGGAGTACGAGATGGAGGGGATTGACGTAAATGCGCCTCCTCTACTCAAATCTGGTTTGGACTGGGCTACAAATCTGATGTAATGGGCTACACAGCTTCATGTTTTGTATTGTTGTTTTTCAGTGGGAGCCAGTGCCATACTTCAACAACAAGATCATCTGTGACCTGGTGGAGGAGAAATTCAAAGGCATCATTTCAGTGCTAGTATGTAGATACTGtagactgactggttgactgattTACTGACAGTCAGATTGAAATGTAGTCAGACACGATATCTTTGGATTGGTTTAGCGCTTATGTTCAGTTTCATTTCCACTAGGACGAGGAGTGTCTACGTCCGGGAGAGGCCACAGACATGACCTTCCTGGAGAAGCTGGAGGAGAAGATGGGAGGTCACCCCCATTTCGTCACGTGAGTGAGGCAGTGTTTGGATACTGTAGCACAGTAATACATTTCAAACAAGACCTATTGGATAAAGCTGAGCTCCCCAGCTGACAGATGAGGATGGAGGGGTCACGGTCTGCCTCTGTAACACCTGACTAGAacatcctcttctctctgtccacaTCCTGCAGACACAAGCTGGCTGACCAGAAGACCCGGAAGACTCTGGAACGAGGAGACTTCCGCCTCTTACACTACGCAGGGGAAGTCACATACTGTGTGGTCGGTGAGAGATGAGTTCCACAACGTAATATACTCTTCCTCTCACACAGTTTCTGTATACTGCTCTCCATATTTgtctctctaatgtgtctcttTGATATTGTTTCAGTAAGCCAAATATGTCCCAAGAGTCGCCCCCAGTTCTCATCACTTTCTGTCTCACTGACATAAAGTGTTGGCAGTCTTTTTCAGTTTACTCTCAACCATACCTCTCTGTTTTCCAGGATTCCTGGACAAAAATAATGATCTCCTGTACAGGAACATTAAAGAGGTAAGTATGCCCAGGGCTCTCACTGGCACTGCTGTGGTCCGGAATCTACATCCTGCCAACTGCTGTATTATTCATTGTTAAGCACACCTGTGAATTATAGAGGAGCTGATTGTTAAGCATTGCTTTGGGATAGACTGACAGGACTTTTAAGAGGGAGGACAATGGGAGTGTTTGTTCTACTGCCTCTTGGTTTTGAAAAGAAACCAGTTCTTTATCTTTCATCCTGAGAGATTTAACTGAGAGATTTTCCACCTTCAGGTTATGCGCCAGTCTAAGAATGCCATTGTTAAACACTGCTTTCCCACCACTGAGCCGGACAGCAAGAAGAGACCTGAAACAGTAAAGAGACTTTCTGATGACAAATGATCCACCAAAGTGAATTAGAAACAAACCCATCCTTTACTGGTATGTGTGTATGGTGATCTGATCTTCCCATAAGCTTGCATGTTAATCCCCTGTCTCCTCAGGTGGCCACTCAGTTTAAGAGCAGTCTGGTAGGCCTGACTGAGATCCTCATGTCTAAAGAGCCCTGGTACGTCCGCTGTATGAAGCCTAATGAAGGCAAGCAGCCAGGTGAGGCCTCATCTATAAACCTTAACTACCACCCACACATACAGTACGGTAGTCTATTTGCCTAAGCCCTACACACCTACATACTCAGTACAGCCATTACACCAAACGGAACCTTCCCTAATGGACTTGACCAATGCATGCCCTACAACGTGTTACTTGGTGCATTCATTCATAGTGCATGACCTGATGCCTGTAGCCTTGTGACCTCTCTCTCGCCTCGTGCAGGGCGCTTTGACGATGTGTTGGTGAGACACCAGGTGAAGTACCTGGGGCTGATGGAGCACCTGAGGGTCAGACGGGCCGGCTTTGCTTACCGCCGGAGATATGAGATCTTCCTGCAGAGGTCAACACAACCTGCACTTCACAGTTCTGTAGATCATGTGCAGTTGCTCTGTCCAGCACAAACTGCTCTGATACATGGCTGCATTACAGTATGTTGATCTGGTGCTCTCTAAACAATATTATTTAACACAGGTGTTTCCTGTTGTCCCTGTCAGGTACAAGCCCCTGTGTCCAGACACCTGGCCTAACTGGAAAGGTACAGCCGCAGAGGGGGTGGAGTGCCTGATCAAGCACCTGGGCTACAAGCCTGATGAGTACAAGATGGGAAGGTGAGGTGCTCTCCAGGATTGTAGGGTTGGGTTCACCTGGTAATACACAGTCTGGCTGTTTCTCACTGGCTTGTCTTTCATGACACAAAAAAAGGACCAAGATCTTTATCCGGCATCCCAGGACTCTGTTTGCCACCGAAGACGCCTTTGAGGTCTGCAAGCATGAGCTGGGTGGGTCCTGGCTCTAgcttaacattttacatttacattttagtcatttagcagacgctcttatccagagcgacttacaggagcaattagggttaagtgccttgctcaagggcacatcgacagatttttcacctagtcggctcggggattagaaccagcgacctttcggttactggcacaacgctcttacccactaagctacctgccgccccacttaAGCCTTTCAAACAACAGATCACTACAAAAATTATGGAATTGGATTGTTAAATGGCGTTGGATTATTTCAAAGATGTTAGAAATTGAACCTATTTGCCTCTGAAGTCAGGTTTTATGTATGCCTCTTTATCTTAAAGCTACAAGGATCCAGGCAAAGTACAAAGGCTACAGAGTGAAGGGACACTACATGAGACAGAGGCAAGCAGGTAACTGCTGAACGAGACACAACAGGCCTCTACTTTGACTTCCTTGGAACTAGTTTAACAAATATGATACATAAGTCTATGATAACTTTATCAGCTTGTGTTGTCTTGTTAGCTACAAAGATTGAGACATGCTGGAGAGGCATGAaggccaggagagagagggagaagagagcctGGGCTGTCAAGGTCATTAAGAGGTAAGAGACAAAAATCTGAAGAGACTTCCAAAGACAAAGGTCCAACATCTACCACACAGAATGAAATGACGTAAAACTCACCAATCAAATATCTTGTACTTATATTTTGTAGGTTCATCAAGGGCTTCATGACTAGAAATCAGCCAGCCTGTGTTGACAACACAGAGTACCTGGCGTTTGTCAGGCAAAACTACCTCACACGGCTCAAGGAGAATCTACCCAAAACAGTCCTGGACAAGAACACCTGGCTAACCCCTCCTCCCATTATGCAGGAGGTGAGTCTCAATAGGGAATTGACTGTATTTGAATACTAACCTCGTTCTGCACACCTGTGTGTCATGGTATAATGAGTATACTCATTACATACATTTGTACTTGTAGGCCTCACAGATGTTGAGGAAACTCTACACCAGGCACATGGTACGGAAGTACGTACACGGAATCATGACAGAGAGGAAAGCACAGGTAGGCCTACCCTACAAGCCAGGGTGCTTTAATGCATATGTGTACTGTATTTGACTATAGGGCCTCACTGATCCCTCTATATATCTCTATTGTGTTTGCTTACCCCATTTACAGTTGCATATCAAAGGAATGACCAGTTCCTTATTCAAAGGAAGAAAAGAGAACTACCCTCACAGTGTGGGCATACCATTCATGGACACCAGGATAAGTAAGGCATGATGTGCCCAATTGTGTGCCTCTTATAATAATGACCAGCATTTATGTCATTTGACCAGTTGCATTGTTATCTGGTCAGGTGAGGAAGACATCCACATTAAAGTCTACCAGATGATTAGGCAAGAACGCATCAAGGTAAACACACAGAGCTAAATAAGTTATGTAAaagttaaaataaacttgaatgtTCAAATTAAAGTATGCTCCATACCTTCCCACAGTACAGTGTTCCTGTGGTGAAGTACGACAGGAATGGCTTCAGGCCTCGTTTCAGACAGCTGATCTACACTGGAACTGCAGCCTACCTGGTGGAGGAGGCCAAGATCAAACAGCGGGTCGAGTTCAACAACCTCAAAGGTTAGCACCACTGAGTGTGGATTAAAGCTGACtagatgtgtgtgcatgtgtcaagTTTTTTCTCTTTCAATGGAATagtctgtgtgtgtatactgtgttAATTCAACCACTGTTCTAATTATCTGGGTGGTGTTCTTCCAGGTGTGTCAGTCAGCAACCTGAGTGACAACTTCCTGATCCTCCATGTCCAATGTGAGGATATCAAGCAAAAGGTTGGCTGCTCAAAAAGCTTTTCATTGATGTgtacaaatgttttttttatgaTTAAGCTTTGCACCGGTTCTTTTCTGAATGGATAGAACTAGAATAGTAGAACATGTGCATTTCCATTGTTGCATTTTCTATTTGCTCAGGGGGACCTGGTGCTGCAGTGTGACTACCTGTTTGAGGCCTTGACCAAGTTGTGTCTGGTGGCCAACAAGCACAATTTTATCAAAGTAGTCCAGGGCAGGTAAGACCTATGTTCAACTCGTTACTTGTCTTTTTAAAAAATACCAACTGTCGCCAAAGGTATTAACGTAATGTTATATATTATGTCTGTGGTCATTTGCAGTGTAAAGTTCGACATCCAGCCGGGCAGAGAGGGGTTTGTTGACTTCAAGAGTGGCCAGGAGACCATGATTTACAGAGCAAAGAATGGCCATCTGATGGTGGTGAGTATGAAACTAAAGACTGTGTGGCCATTCAATTCTCAAATGAACaaatacattttctaaactaTTGATAAACAGTAGGCTAGGACATATAAACACTTCTCTTATATTTACTCAGGAATCAACTCGAACAAAGTCCCGGTCAATGATAAATTGAACTGGATCCCCTTACACTCATCAAAGTAATGGACTGGGCCAATAATCAGATTCTACAAGGTTTTAGGCATCTTGGGACTTACATCATGAATGAGAACCTGCATCCTCTCAATAAGGGTTGGACATAATGAAATGAACAGAAATCTCAACAAATGGTTCATCCTGTGGAGAAAACCCCAAAAGAACGACTACTGATGTTCTACTCTGAAAATGTCACCGGTTATTAAGCTATACATCAAATGCATAGGCTCAGTTGTGACTTATCAAGCAAAGCTGTCATTATAATAGGGCTCATTTGTAAAATATGGTTTTGCTTTTGGTATATTTTCATACGttgaaatgtatgcacgcatgattgtaagtcgctttggataaaagcgtctgctaaatggcatattattattatgtcccaTTTTATAGAGATATAAACAACATGGTTAAATCATTCAAACATTTTGTGATTGTGAAGCCATACGTGTCATACTTTTATACTTTCTCACGAAGATGCTGTACCATATTTACATTAAAACCAACTATAAGTATTTATAAACATCTTTATTATTGTAAGAAAAATATGTGTTAAATACAGTGCAAAAGACACTTGTACATGTGAAATGATTGCGTAAAATGGTGACATTCTTTACAATGTCTGGAGGTGCTTTGTCTTTTCAGCTGTGATCTATCTTCCAAACAAGCTTCATCTTGTAACCACGTCACCCTCCAAGAATTCTTGTAACAGGCAGCAATGACATCAATTTGATCACACAGAAGAAAACCAGATTTCATACATGATCCAGCATCTCAAAAGGTTATTTGGGATGCCAAAA
It encodes the following:
- the LOC121582352 gene encoding unconventional myosin-Ih isoform X1, producing MYMFSTSLEERCNRILRDMEGTLTARDRVGIQDFVLLDAYTSESAVLDNLRKRFNENLIYTYIGTLLVSVNPYKELGIYTKKQMDIYMGVNFFELPPHVYALADNVYRTMLTETNNHFILISGESGAGKTEASKKILQFYAVSCPSTKLLDNVRDRLLLSNPVLEAFGNAKTLKNDNSSRFGKYMDIQFDHMGGAVGGHILSYLLEKSRVVHQNHGERNFHIFYQLVEGGEEDMLRWLGLERNCQHYSYLVQVGEGECAKVSSINDKSDWKMVRKALSVIEFSESNIESLFAIIASVLHLGNVKFVADSQGYATLNNSPEIHWLSKLLGIPAQVIQVGLTHRKIEARSEELLSPFTVDHAVYARDALAKAIYGRTFTWLVNKLNESLANKDSSRKTVIGLLDIYGFEVFKMNSFEQFCINYCNEKLQQLFIQLTLKSEQEEYEMEGIDWEPVPYFNNKIICDLVEEKFKGIISVLDEECLRPGEATDMTFLEKLEEKMGGHPHFVTHKLADQKTRKTLERGDFRLLHYAGEVTYCVVGFLDKNNDLLYRNIKEVMRQSKNAIVKHCFPTTEPDSKKRPETVATQFKSSLVGLTEILMSKEPWYVRCMKPNEGKQPGRFDDVLVRHQVKYLGLMEHLRVRRAGFAYRRRYEIFLQRYKPLCPDTWPNWKGTAAEGVECLIKHLGYKPDEYKMGRTKIFIRHPRTLFATEDAFEVCKHELATRIQAKYKGYRVKGHYMRQRQAATKIETCWRGMKARREREKRAWAVKVIKRFIKGFMTRNQPACVDNTEYLAFVRQNYLTRLKENLPKTVLDKNTWLTPPPIMQEASQMLRKLYTRHMVRKYVHGIMTERKAQLHIKGMTSSLFKGRKENYPHSVGIPFMDTRISEEDIHIKVYQMIRQERIKYSVPVVKYDRNGFRPRFRQLIYTGTAAYLVEEAKIKQRVEFNNLKGVSVSNLSDNFLILHVQCEDIKQKGDLVLQCDYLFEALTKLCLVANKHNFIKVVQGSVKFDIQPGREGFVDFKSGQETMIYRAKNGHLMVESTRTKSRSMIN
- the LOC121582352 gene encoding unconventional myosin-Ih isoform X2, with product MEGTLTARDRVGIQDFVLLDAYTSESAVLDNLRKRFNENLIYTYIGTLLVSVNPYKELGIYTKKQMDIYMGVNFFELPPHVYALADNVYRTMLTETNNHFILISGESGAGKTEASKKILQFYAVSCPSTKLLDNVRDRLLLSNPVLEAFGNAKTLKNDNSSRFGKYMDIQFDHMGGAVGGHILSYLLEKSRVVHQNHGERNFHIFYQLVEGGEEDMLRWLGLERNCQHYSYLVQVGEGECAKVSSINDKSDWKMVRKALSVIEFSESNIESLFAIIASVLHLGNVKFVADSQGYATLNNSPEIHWLSKLLGIPAQVIQVGLTHRKIEARSEELLSPFTVDHAVYARDALAKAIYGRTFTWLVNKLNESLANKDSSRKTVIGLLDIYGFEVFKMNSFEQFCINYCNEKLQQLFIQLTLKSEQEEYEMEGIDWEPVPYFNNKIICDLVEEKFKGIISVLDEECLRPGEATDMTFLEKLEEKMGGHPHFVTHKLADQKTRKTLERGDFRLLHYAGEVTYCVVGFLDKNNDLLYRNIKEVMRQSKNAIVKHCFPTTEPDSKKRPETVATQFKSSLVGLTEILMSKEPWYVRCMKPNEGKQPGRFDDVLVRHQVKYLGLMEHLRVRRAGFAYRRRYEIFLQRYKPLCPDTWPNWKGTAAEGVECLIKHLGYKPDEYKMGRTKIFIRHPRTLFATEDAFEVCKHELATRIQAKYKGYRVKGHYMRQRQAATKIETCWRGMKARREREKRAWAVKVIKRFIKGFMTRNQPACVDNTEYLAFVRQNYLTRLKENLPKTVLDKNTWLTPPPIMQEASQMLRKLYTRHMVRKYVHGIMTERKAQLHIKGMTSSLFKGRKENYPHSVGIPFMDTRISEEDIHIKVYQMIRQERIKYSVPVVKYDRNGFRPRFRQLIYTGTAAYLVEEAKIKQRVEFNNLKGVSVSNLSDNFLILHVQCEDIKQKGDLVLQCDYLFEALTKLCLVANKHNFIKVVQGSVKFDIQPGREGFVDFKSGQETMIYRAKNGHLMVESTRTKSRSMIN